A single region of the Pseudomonas solani genome encodes:
- a CDS encoding AraC family transcriptional regulator, whose amino-acid sequence MLHSRQAFLGRLEIASNSGSGHAFAKHSHDECVIGVNLVGEEQVWLDRRSFRAGAGDITLYNPGQIQGGGVKEGEPWRYVGLYVTAEQLADDLGLARVEFQQACSHQPDLAASLADAVERALGGDALVRERAEERLLLWLGHLVQRTAGPLPDAAAVGVGPMARVQELLAERLQASPSLDELATELGLCKFHLLRAFQKHTGLSPRQWAMQLRTRRARGLLRAGWSATDAAHALGFADQSHLNRHFRAAYGITPGEMKRLLNA is encoded by the coding sequence ATGCTCCACAGCCGACAGGCCTTCCTCGGCCGCCTGGAAATCGCCAGCAACAGCGGCAGCGGCCACGCCTTCGCCAAGCACAGCCACGACGAATGCGTCATTGGCGTGAACCTGGTGGGTGAGGAGCAGGTGTGGCTGGACCGGCGCAGCTTCCGCGCCGGCGCGGGCGATATCACCCTGTACAACCCGGGGCAGATCCAGGGCGGCGGGGTGAAGGAGGGCGAGCCCTGGCGCTATGTCGGCCTCTACGTCACCGCCGAGCAACTGGCCGATGACCTGGGCCTGGCGCGGGTGGAGTTCCAGCAGGCCTGCAGCCACCAGCCCGACCTCGCCGCCAGCCTGGCCGACGCGGTGGAGCGGGCGCTGGGTGGCGATGCCCTGGTGCGCGAACGCGCGGAGGAGCGCCTGCTGCTGTGGCTCGGGCACCTGGTGCAACGCACCGCCGGGCCCCTGCCGGATGCGGCGGCGGTAGGCGTGGGTCCAATGGCGCGGGTGCAGGAACTGCTGGCCGAGCGGCTGCAGGCCAGCCCGAGCCTCGACGAGCTGGCCACCGAGCTGGGCCTGTGCAAGTTCCACCTGTTGCGTGCCTTCCAGAAACACACCGGCCTCAGCCCCCGGCAATGGGCCATGCAGCTGCGCACCCGCCGCGCCCGTGGCCTGCTGCGCGCGGGCTGGTCGGCCACCGATGCCGCGCACGCCCTGGGGTTCGCCGACCAGAGCCACCTCAACCGCCACTTCCGTGCCGCCTACGGCATCACCCCCGGCGAGATGAAGCGCCTGCTCAACGCCTGA
- a CDS encoding sulfite exporter TauE/SafE family protein — MLLLFSALVFLLAGLVKGVLGMGLPTVAMGLLAVAMTPGEASALLLVPSLLTNLWQLFVGPALLPLLRRLWPLLLTLTLGTLVTTRWLVESASPWIPVALGACLLAYGALGLLSIRPPAPKSREGAWSALVGLLTGLVTGLTGVFVIPAVPYLQALELPREALIQALGLSFTVSTLALGLGLFIHGGSQSLDLGLTWLMLLPALLGLEIGQRIRRRLSEAMFRRLFFLGLLGLGAHSLLRGAMALAG; from the coding sequence ATGCTGCTGCTTTTCAGTGCCCTGGTTTTCCTGCTCGCCGGCCTGGTCAAGGGCGTGCTCGGCATGGGCCTGCCCACCGTGGCGATGGGCCTGCTGGCGGTGGCGATGACGCCGGGCGAGGCCTCCGCGTTGCTGCTCGTGCCTTCGCTTCTGACCAACCTCTGGCAACTGTTCGTCGGCCCGGCCCTGTTGCCGTTGCTGCGTCGCCTGTGGCCGCTGCTGCTGACGCTGACCCTGGGCACCCTGGTGACCACGCGCTGGCTGGTGGAGTCCGCCAGCCCCTGGATTCCCGTCGCGCTCGGGGCCTGCCTGCTGGCCTACGGCGCGCTCGGGCTGCTGTCCATCCGCCCGCCGGCCCCGAAGAGCCGAGAGGGTGCCTGGTCTGCGCTGGTGGGGCTGCTCACCGGCCTGGTGACGGGGCTTACCGGGGTCTTCGTGATCCCGGCGGTACCCTACCTGCAGGCCCTGGAGTTGCCGCGGGAGGCGCTGATCCAGGCCCTGGGGCTGTCCTTCACCGTCTCCACCCTGGCGCTGGGCCTGGGCCTGTTCATCCACGGCGGCAGCCAGAGCCTGGACCTCGGCCTCACCTGGCTGATGCTGCTGCCGGCACTGCTGGGCCTGGAAATCGGCCAGCGCATCCGCCGGCGCCTGAGCGAGGCCATGTTCCGCCGGCTGTTCTTCCTCGGCCTGCTGGGCCTGGGGGCGCATTCGCTGCTGCGCGGGGCGATGGCCCTGGCCGGCTGA
- a CDS encoding LysR substrate-binding domain-containing protein encodes MRYDLIDLKLFLDILDAGSITHGAERSHLALASASARLKGLEESLGTPLFERQRHGVRPTPAGRALAHHARAVTHQLELMADELGDFATGLRARVRLLGNTAALAEHLPGVLGDFLLMHPQIDLDIEEKPSHAIVEALTRGQADLGVLADSTDMAGLEARPFRVDRLLLVTRLDDGSLDGDGPLHFEQLLGRAFVGLGRDNPLQQHIAGKALNAGRHLELRLRVSDFDTVCSLVARGVGIALVPEATLQRARDRHALRALPLADAWATRHLHLCAMRFDALTPPAARLAQTLLAG; translated from the coding sequence ATGCGCTACGACCTGATCGACCTCAAGCTGTTCCTCGACATCCTCGACGCCGGCAGCATCACCCACGGCGCCGAGCGCAGCCACCTGGCCCTGGCCTCGGCCAGCGCGCGCCTCAAGGGGCTGGAGGAAAGCCTCGGTACGCCGCTGTTCGAGCGCCAGCGTCATGGCGTCCGCCCTACCCCGGCAGGCCGCGCCCTGGCCCATCACGCCCGCGCGGTGACGCACCAGCTGGAACTGATGGCCGATGAGCTGGGCGACTTCGCCACGGGCCTGCGCGCACGGGTGCGCCTGCTGGGCAATACCGCCGCCCTGGCCGAGCACCTGCCCGGCGTGCTGGGCGACTTCCTGCTGATGCACCCGCAGATCGACCTGGATATCGAGGAAAAGCCCAGCCACGCCATAGTCGAGGCGCTGACCCGGGGCCAGGCGGACCTGGGCGTGCTGGCCGATAGCACCGACATGGCCGGCCTGGAGGCGCGCCCCTTCCGCGTCGACCGCCTGCTGCTGGTGACGCGCCTGGATGACGGCAGCCTCGACGGCGACGGGCCGCTGCACTTCGAGCAGTTGCTCGGCCGCGCCTTCGTCGGCCTGGGCCGTGACAACCCGCTGCAACAGCACATCGCCGGCAAGGCGCTCAACGCCGGTCGCCACCTGGAGCTGCGCCTGCGGGTCAGCGATTTCGATACGGTCTGCAGCCTGGTGGCCCGTGGCGTGGGCATTGCCCTGGTGCCCGAGGCGACGCTGCAGCGCGCCAGGGACCGTCACGCGCTGCGCGCCCTGCCCCTGGCCGATGCCTGGGCCACCCGCCACCTGCACCTCTGCGCCATGCGCTTCGACGCCCTGACACCCCCTGCCGCGCGCCTGGCGCAGACGCTGCTCGCCGGATAA
- a CDS encoding ABC transporter substrate-binding protein, translating into MRSIKHLLGGALLAATLLSQGATADPREPIHFGDLTWESGSLITEILRLVVEKGYGYPTDTLPGSTVSLEAALAQDDIQVIAEEWPGRSPVWIKAEQEGKVFALGDIVKNADEGWWVPAYVIEGDAERGIKAVAPELRSVQDLARYKAVFRDPESPNKGRFLNSPTGWTSEGVNSQKLKAYGLEGSYNNFRTGSGAALDAEITSAIRRGQPVLFYYWSPTPLLGRYKLIKLEEPPFDADAWKTLADASHPKPRGTRSLPARLAIGVSASFRQRYPQLAEMFAKVDLPIDGLNQALATMSEKRQPPRDAARDYLRAHPDAWKNWLPEEARAKVAAGL; encoded by the coding sequence ATGCGATCGATCAAGCACCTGCTGGGCGGCGCCCTGCTCGCCGCCACCCTGTTGAGCCAGGGCGCAACGGCGGACCCGCGCGAGCCGATCCATTTCGGCGACCTGACCTGGGAAAGCGGCAGCCTGATCACCGAGATCCTCCGGCTGGTGGTCGAGAAGGGCTACGGCTACCCGACGGACACCCTGCCCGGCAGCACCGTCAGCCTGGAAGCCGCGCTGGCCCAGGACGACATCCAGGTCATCGCCGAGGAATGGCCGGGGCGCAGCCCGGTGTGGATCAAGGCGGAGCAGGAAGGCAAGGTGTTCGCCCTCGGCGATATCGTCAAGAACGCCGACGAAGGCTGGTGGGTGCCGGCCTATGTGATCGAAGGCGACGCCGAGCGCGGGATCAAGGCCGTGGCGCCGGAGCTGCGTTCGGTGCAGGACCTGGCGCGCTACAAGGCGGTGTTCCGCGACCCGGAGTCACCGAACAAGGGGCGCTTCCTCAACAGCCCGACCGGCTGGACCTCCGAAGGCGTCAACAGCCAGAAGCTCAAGGCCTATGGGCTCGAGGGCAGCTACAACAACTTCCGCACCGGCTCCGGAGCGGCCCTGGACGCGGAGATCACCTCGGCCATCCGTCGCGGCCAGCCGGTGCTGTTCTACTACTGGTCGCCGACGCCCCTGCTGGGCCGCTACAAGCTGATCAAGCTGGAAGAGCCGCCCTTCGATGCCGACGCCTGGAAGACCCTGGCCGACGCCAGCCACCCCAAGCCACGCGGCACCCGCTCGCTGCCCGCACGCCTGGCCATAGGCGTTTCCGCCTCCTTTCGCCAGCGCTACCCGCAATTGGCGGAGATGTTCGCCAAGGTGGACCTGCCCATCGACGGCCTGAACCAGGCACTGGCAACCATGAGTGAGAAACGCCAGCCACCCCGCGACGCTGCGCGCGACTACCTGCGCGCCCATCCCGATGCCTGGAAGAACTGGCTGCCCGAAGAAGCCCGCGCCAAGGTGGCTGCCGGGCTCTGA
- a CDS encoding glutathione S-transferase family protein gives MSITLYGAPLSPFVRKVRLCLLEKGIDYQLEVVTPFGQPAWYRELNPLGRIPAMRDGDFTLADSSVICQYLEEKHPELAPLYGRDAQQRARVRWLEKYADYELAPLTTFCVFRNRVLKPTMGKPCDEAAVQATLQDKLPQHFNYLEKTLGDADYFVGGELTLADLALCCQLINMEHGTELLDSGRWPALAAHYQRIRARESVQTVLPGEQRTLAKLSGAA, from the coding sequence ATGAGCATCACCCTCTACGGCGCCCCGCTCTCCCCCTTCGTGCGCAAAGTGCGCTTGTGCCTCCTGGAAAAGGGCATCGACTACCAGTTGGAAGTCGTCACGCCCTTCGGCCAGCCCGCCTGGTACCGGGAACTGAACCCGCTGGGGCGCATCCCGGCGATGCGCGACGGTGATTTCACCCTCGCCGACTCCAGCGTCATCTGCCAGTACCTGGAAGAAAAGCACCCCGAACTGGCCCCGCTCTATGGCCGCGACGCCCAGCAACGCGCCCGGGTGCGCTGGCTGGAGAAGTACGCCGACTACGAGCTGGCACCGCTGACCACCTTCTGCGTGTTCCGCAACCGCGTACTCAAGCCGACCATGGGCAAGCCCTGCGACGAGGCGGCGGTGCAGGCGACGCTGCAGGACAAGCTGCCGCAGCACTTCAACTACCTGGAAAAGACCCTGGGCGATGCCGACTACTTCGTCGGCGGCGAGCTGACCCTGGCGGACCTGGCGCTGTGCTGCCAACTGATCAACATGGAACACGGCACCGAGCTGCTGGACAGCGGCCGCTGGCCGGCCCTGGCCGCCCATTACCAGCGCATCCGCGCGCGGGAGTCGGTGCAGACGGTATTGCCCGGCGAGCAGCGGACCCTGGCCAAGCTCAGCGGCGCGGCCTGA
- a CDS encoding GAF domain-containing protein, with amino-acid sequence MIDLQQAGAGLEGYALLAAQLESLLADERDFIANASQFSAFLYNELPELNWAGFYLNKQEQLVLGPFQGKVACVRIPFSRGVCGAAARTRETQRVEDVHAFPGHIACDSASNSELVVPLVKDGALIGVLDLDSPSVGRFSEADQAGIENLAAIFLRLTDC; translated from the coding sequence ATGATCGACCTGCAACAGGCCGGTGCCGGCCTCGAGGGCTATGCCCTGCTGGCCGCCCAGCTGGAGTCGTTGCTCGCCGACGAGCGCGACTTCATCGCCAACGCCTCGCAATTCTCGGCCTTCCTCTATAACGAGCTGCCGGAGCTGAACTGGGCGGGCTTCTACCTGAACAAGCAGGAGCAGCTGGTGCTCGGCCCCTTCCAGGGCAAGGTCGCCTGCGTGCGCATTCCGTTCAGTCGGGGTGTGTGTGGCGCCGCCGCGCGCACCCGCGAGACCCAGCGCGTGGAGGACGTGCACGCCTTCCCCGGGCATATTGCCTGTGACAGCGCGTCCAACAGCGAGCTGGTGGTGCCCCTGGTGAAGGACGGTGCGCTGATCGGTGTGCTCGACCTCGACAGCCCGAGCGTTGGCCGCTTCAGTGAGGCGGACCAGGCCGGCATCGAGAACCTGGCGGCGATCTTCCTGCGCCTGACCGACTGCTGA
- a CDS encoding ATP-binding protein, with the protein MDSRLIDFLERADAVLARLDPLLPALRPAIDWQDCIAARWHREGRGGYLQPLQVSLDLNLTDLIGVDAQREQLARNTRQFVDGLPANHALLWGARGTGKSSLVRALLAEHAGAGLRLIEIERDHLADLPRVVEQVAKLPQRFVMFCDDLSFEAGEGDYRVLKSVLDGSLERAPDNVLLYATSNRRHLVPEKQSDNEHWQMVDGELHPNEAVEDKIALSDRFGLWLSFYPFTQEHFLAVVRHWIETLAPRDLAWEWNEKLEKAAIRWALGRGNRNGRCAYQFARQWVGRALLETSR; encoded by the coding sequence GTGGATTCCCGTTTGATCGACTTCCTGGAGCGCGCCGACGCGGTACTTGCGCGCCTCGATCCCCTGCTACCGGCGCTGCGCCCGGCCATCGACTGGCAGGACTGCATCGCCGCCCGCTGGCACCGCGAGGGACGCGGCGGTTACCTGCAGCCGCTGCAGGTGAGCCTGGATCTCAACCTCACCGACCTGATCGGCGTCGATGCCCAGCGCGAGCAACTGGCGCGCAACACCCGCCAGTTCGTCGATGGCCTGCCGGCCAACCATGCGTTGCTCTGGGGCGCCCGTGGCACGGGTAAATCCTCCCTGGTGCGTGCGCTGCTGGCCGAGCACGCCGGTGCCGGCCTGCGCCTGATCGAGATCGAGCGCGACCACCTCGCCGACCTGCCGCGCGTGGTGGAGCAGGTGGCCAAGCTGCCGCAGCGCTTCGTGATGTTCTGTGACGACCTGTCCTTCGAAGCCGGTGAAGGCGATTACCGCGTACTCAAGAGCGTGCTCGACGGCTCGCTGGAGCGCGCGCCGGACAACGTGCTGCTCTACGCCACCTCCAACCGCCGCCACCTGGTGCCGGAGAAGCAGAGCGACAACGAGCATTGGCAGATGGTCGACGGCGAGCTGCACCCCAATGAGGCGGTGGAAGACAAGATCGCCCTGTCCGACCGCTTCGGCCTCTGGTTGTCCTTCTACCCCTTCACCCAGGAGCACTTCCTGGCAGTGGTGCGCCACTGGATCGAGACCCTGGCGCCCCGTGACCTGGCCTGGGAATGGAATGAAAAGTTGGAAAAAGCGGCCATCCGCTGGGCCCTCGGGCGTGGCAACCGCAATGGCCGTTGTGCCTATCAATTCGCCCGCCAATGGGTTGGCCGGGCGCTGCTGGAGACTTCCCGATGA
- a CDS encoding MarR family winged helix-turn-helix transcriptional regulator produces the protein MTPPDLPDADLLLDNQLCFKLYAASRAVIRGYRPMLDQLGLTYPQYLVMLVLWEWHAKPPEQPTVKALGERLMLDSGTLTPLLKRLEQLGHVQRRRAAHDEREVHLALSEAGIALREQVSALRTELLCSNGLDLNEMVELRGRLAELLGRFTGLAG, from the coding sequence ATGACCCCACCAGACCTGCCCGACGCCGACCTGCTGCTGGACAACCAGCTGTGCTTCAAGCTGTACGCCGCGTCGCGCGCAGTGATCCGGGGCTACCGGCCGATGCTGGACCAGCTAGGCCTGACCTACCCGCAGTACCTGGTCATGCTGGTGCTCTGGGAATGGCATGCCAAGCCGCCCGAGCAGCCCACGGTCAAGGCCCTGGGGGAGCGTCTGATGCTGGATTCCGGCACCCTCACGCCACTGCTCAAGCGCCTGGAGCAGCTCGGCCATGTGCAGCGCCGCCGGGCGGCCCATGACGAGCGCGAGGTGCACCTGGCGCTGAGTGAAGCGGGTATCGCGCTGCGCGAGCAGGTATCGGCATTGCGCACCGAACTGCTGTGCAGCAACGGTCTGGACCTCAACGAGATGGTGGAGCTGCGCGGTCGCCTGGCCGAGCTGCTCGGCCGCTTCACTGGGCTGGCTGGGTAG
- a CDS encoding glutathione peroxidase: MSSKLFDIPVTTIKGEQKTLADFGGKAVLVVNTASKCGFTPQYKGLESIWQQYKDKGLVVLGFPCNQFGKQEPGDEGAISEFCELNFGVSFPLFKKIDVNGSDAHPLYVELKSRAPGLLGSKGIKWNFTKFLIDGEGREVKRFAPTTKPEDLATEIEALLK; encoded by the coding sequence ATGAGCAGCAAGCTTTTCGATATCCCCGTCACCACCATCAAGGGCGAGCAGAAGACCCTCGCCGATTTCGGCGGCAAGGCCGTGCTAGTGGTCAACACCGCGAGCAAGTGCGGCTTCACCCCGCAGTACAAGGGGCTGGAGAGCATCTGGCAGCAATACAAGGACAAGGGGCTGGTGGTGCTCGGCTTCCCCTGCAACCAGTTCGGCAAGCAGGAGCCGGGCGACGAGGGCGCCATCTCCGAGTTCTGCGAATTGAACTTCGGTGTCAGCTTCCCGCTGTTCAAGAAGATCGACGTCAATGGCTCCGACGCCCATCCGCTCTACGTCGAGCTGAAAAGCCGCGCGCCGGGCCTGCTGGGCAGCAAGGGCATCAAGTGGAACTTCACCAAATTCCTGATCGATGGCGAAGGCCGCGAGGTTAAGCGTTTTGCGCCGACCACCAAGCCGGAAGACCTGGCCACCGAGATCGAAGCGCTGCTGAAATGA
- the msrB gene encoding peptide-methionine (R)-S-oxide reductase MsrB, whose translation MEKLDKPLESWREELSEAQFHVCRLGGTERPFTGEYNGTKTPGIYHCSCCGAALFDSDAKYDSGSGWPSYFQPVDDVSVAEKEDFSHGMHRIEVRCARCDAHLGHVFPDGPRPTGLRYCINSVSLKLVPREA comes from the coding sequence ATGGAAAAGCTGGACAAACCCCTAGAATCCTGGCGTGAAGAGCTGAGCGAAGCGCAGTTCCACGTCTGTCGCCTGGGGGGCACCGAACGCCCCTTCACGGGGGAATACAACGGCACCAAGACGCCGGGTATCTACCACTGTTCGTGCTGTGGGGCGGCGCTGTTCGACTCCGATGCCAAGTACGACTCCGGCAGCGGCTGGCCGAGCTACTTCCAGCCGGTGGATGACGTCTCGGTGGCCGAGAAGGAAGATTTCAGCCACGGCATGCACCGTATCGAGGTGCGTTGCGCCCGCTGCGACGCTCACCTCGGCCACGTGTTCCCGGATGGCCCGCGCCCGACCGGGCTGCGCTACTGCATCAACTCGGTGTCGCTGAAGCTGGTGCCGCGCGAAGCCTGA
- a CDS encoding pyridoxal phosphate-dependent aminotransferase gives MQVSKSNKLANVCYDIRGPVLKHAKRLEEEGHRILKLNIGNPAPFGFEAPEEILQDVIRNLPTAQGYSDSKGLFSARKAVMQYYQQKQVEGIGIEDIYLGNGVSELIVMCMQALLNNGDEVLIPAPDYPLWTAAVSLAGGKPVHYLCDEQADWFPDLEDIKAKITPNTKAMVIINPNNPTGAVYSKELLEGMVELARQHNLVLFSDEIYDKILYDEAVHISTASLAPDVLCLTFNGLSKSYRVAGFRSGWVAISGPKQRAQSYIEGIDILANMRLCANVPSQHAIQTALGGYQSINDLVLPNGRLLEQRNRTWELLNDIPGVSCVKPMGALYAFPRIDPKVCPIVNDEKFVLDLLLSEKLLIVQGTAFNWPWPDHFRVVTLPRVDDLEQAIGRIGNFLKSYRQ, from the coding sequence ATGCAGGTCAGCAAATCGAACAAGCTCGCCAACGTCTGCTACGACATCCGCGGGCCCGTGCTCAAGCACGCCAAACGCCTGGAAGAGGAAGGCCATCGCATCCTCAAGCTGAACATCGGCAACCCGGCGCCGTTCGGTTTCGAAGCCCCGGAGGAAATCCTCCAGGACGTGATCCGCAACCTGCCCACCGCCCAGGGCTACAGCGACTCCAAGGGCCTGTTCAGCGCGCGCAAGGCGGTGATGCAGTACTACCAGCAGAAGCAGGTGGAAGGCATCGGCATCGAGGACATCTACCTCGGCAACGGCGTGTCAGAGCTGATCGTGATGTGCATGCAGGCGCTGCTCAACAACGGTGACGAGGTGCTGATCCCGGCCCCCGACTACCCGCTGTGGACCGCCGCCGTGAGCCTGGCCGGCGGCAAGCCGGTGCACTATCTGTGCGACGAGCAGGCCGACTGGTTCCCCGACCTCGAAGACATCAAGGCCAAGATCACCCCGAACACCAAGGCCATGGTGATCATCAACCCCAACAACCCCACTGGCGCCGTGTACTCCAAGGAGCTGCTGGAAGGGATGGTCGAGCTGGCCCGCCAGCACAACCTGGTGCTCTTCTCCGACGAGATCTACGACAAGATCCTCTATGACGAAGCCGTGCACATCTCCACCGCCTCCCTGGCGCCGGACGTGCTCTGCCTGACCTTCAACGGCCTGTCCAAGTCCTACCGCGTGGCCGGCTTCCGCTCCGGCTGGGTCGCCATCTCCGGGCCCAAGCAGCGTGCGCAGAGCTACATCGAAGGTATCGACATCCTCGCCAACATGCGCCTGTGCGCCAACGTGCCGAGCCAGCACGCCATCCAGACCGCCCTCGGCGGCTACCAGAGCATCAACGACCTGGTCCTGCCCAACGGCCGCCTGCTGGAGCAACGCAACCGCACCTGGGAGCTGCTCAACGACATCCCCGGCGTCAGCTGCGTCAAGCCCATGGGCGCGCTCTACGCCTTCCCGCGCATCGACCCGAAGGTCTGCCCCATCGTCAACGACGAGAAGTTCGTCCTCGACCTGCTGCTCTCCGAGAAGCTGCTGATCGTCCAGGGCACCGCCTTCAACTGGCCCTGGCCGGATCACTTCCGCGTGGTCACCCTGCCCCGCGTCGACGACCTGGAGCAGGCCATCGGCCGCATCGGCAACTTCCTCAAATCCTATCGCCAGTAA
- a CDS encoding SDR family NAD(P)-dependent oxidoreductase has product MGQARRYLLTGASSGIGMALARRLASQGHDLALAARREETLQQLAEELRSQYGRTIAVLPLDVTDYAACKDAVGLAQNALGGLDGLIANAGMGLAGKAGSGRFERYRQTLETNLLGAIACLDAAAELFREQGHGHLIAIASVAGKRGLPATAGYSASKAGLISYMESLELELHRSPIATTLLLPGYIDTPINQDAGPRPFLIDVERGAALIARHIEKRTRSAYVPGWPWALIGRLLPLLPTSLIARAL; this is encoded by the coding sequence ATGGGCCAGGCCAGACGCTACCTGCTCACCGGTGCCAGCTCCGGCATCGGCATGGCCCTGGCCCGGCGCCTCGCCAGCCAGGGGCATGACCTCGCCCTCGCCGCACGGCGCGAGGAAACCCTGCAGCAACTGGCCGAAGAGCTGCGCAGCCAGTACGGCCGCACCATCGCCGTGCTGCCGCTGGACGTCACCGACTACGCCGCCTGCAAGGACGCCGTAGGCCTGGCGCAGAACGCCCTGGGCGGCCTCGACGGGCTGATCGCCAATGCCGGCATGGGCCTCGCTGGCAAGGCCGGCAGCGGCCGCTTCGAGCGCTACCGGCAGACCCTGGAAACCAACCTGCTCGGCGCCATCGCCTGCCTGGATGCCGCCGCCGAGCTTTTTCGCGAGCAGGGCCACGGTCACCTCATCGCCATCGCCTCGGTCGCCGGCAAGCGCGGCCTGCCCGCCACCGCGGGCTATTCGGCGAGCAAGGCCGGGTTGATCAGCTACATGGAATCCCTGGAGCTGGAACTGCACCGCAGCCCCATCGCCACCACCCTGCTGCTGCCCGGCTACATCGACACGCCGATCAACCAGGATGCCGGGCCCCGTCCCTTCCTCATCGACGTCGAGCGAGGCGCCGCACTGATCGCCCGACACATCGAGAAACGCACGCGCAGCGCCTATGTACCCGGCTGGCCCTGGGCCCTGATCGGCCGCCTGCTGCCGCTGCTGCCCACCTCGCTGATCGCCAGGGCGCTGTGA
- the htpX gene encoding protease HtpX, which yields MMRILLFVATNLAVLVIASITLKLLGVDRFTGQNYGSLLVFCAVFGFAGSLVSLFISKWMAKMSTGTEIITQPRTRHEQWLLQTVEQLSREAGIKMPEVGIFPAYEANAFATGWNRNDALVAVSQGLLERFSPDEVKAVLAHEIGHVANGDMVTLALVQGVVNTFVMFFARIFGNFVDKVILKNEEGHGIGYFVATIFAELVLGILASIIVMWFSRKREYRADEAGAQLAGTNAMIGALQRLRAEQGVPVQMPDSLTAFGINGGLKNGLAGLLMSHPPLEDRIEALRRRG from the coding sequence ATGATGCGCATCCTGTTGTTCGTGGCCACCAACCTTGCAGTTCTGGTGATCGCCAGCATCACCCTCAAGCTGCTGGGCGTAGACCGCTTCACCGGCCAGAATTACGGCAGCCTGCTGGTGTTCTGTGCCGTGTTCGGTTTCGCCGGCTCCCTGGTCTCGCTGTTCATCTCCAAGTGGATGGCGAAGATGAGCACCGGCACCGAAATCATCACCCAGCCCCGCACCCGCCACGAACAGTGGCTGCTGCAGACCGTGGAGCAACTGTCCCGCGAAGCCGGGATCAAGATGCCGGAAGTCGGCATCTTCCCCGCCTACGAGGCCAACGCCTTCGCCACCGGCTGGAACCGCAACGACGCACTGGTCGCCGTGAGCCAGGGCCTGCTGGAGCGCTTCTCCCCCGATGAAGTGAAGGCCGTGCTGGCCCACGAGATCGGCCACGTGGCCAACGGCGACATGGTCACCCTGGCGCTGGTCCAGGGCGTGGTGAACACCTTCGTGATGTTCTTCGCGCGCATCTTCGGCAACTTCGTCGACAAGGTGATCCTGAAGAACGAGGAAGGTCACGGCATCGGCTACTTCGTGGCGACCATCTTCGCCGAGCTGGTCCTGGGCATCCTCGCCAGCATCATCGTCATGTGGTTCTCGCGTAAGCGCGAATACCGTGCCGACGAAGCCGGCGCCCAGCTGGCCGGCACCAACGCCATGATCGGTGCCCTGCAGCGCCTGCGTGCCGAACAGGGCGTGCCGGTGCAGATGCCCGACAGCCTCACCGCCTTCGGCATCAACGGTGGCCTGAAGAACGGCCTCGCCGGCCTGCTGATGAGCCACCCGCCCCTGGAAGACCGCATCGAGGCCCTGCGCCGCCGCGGTTGA